The following coding sequences are from one Salmo trutta chromosome 36, fSalTru1.1, whole genome shotgun sequence window:
- the LOC115176041 gene encoding eomesodermin isoform X1, translated as MQLENILPSASTINLPNTFYNLSSSDSANNSPGPSQIEYQEVDRTESEPSNGPNKYLSGVGNAMMGEGEGNAFTGTKAAPDGRKGSPVLGEDDQSTGRRYHIDELGSDRYFISSSQTSADVANQCSLFPYAGQTGTMYSGSNGSRYSSLHYGSVLPPAGFSSSVCPSRSQFGSSYQFGQGPGCLYPSYPGTGSGIGSMALPGSTPGTRAQVYLCNRPLWLKFHRFQTEMIITKQGRRMFPFLSFNITGLNLAAHYNVFVEVVLADPNHWRFQGGKWVTCGKADNNMQGNKMYVHPESPNTGAHWMRQEISFGKLKLTNNKGANNNNTQMIVLQSLHKYQPRLHIVEVTEEGVEDIGSDAKTQTFTFPENQFIAVTAYQNTDITQLKIDHNPFAKGFRDNYDSMYTAPEGDRLTPSPTASPRSHQIVPGARYAMQPFFQDQFVNNLPQNRFYTGERAVPQTNSLLSPQAEDAGASSAQRWFVTPVQQSGSNKLDLSYDQDYSASSLLSYGIKPLPLQTSHALSYYPDSAFASMAAGWGTRSTYQRKMTTGLPWSPRPSPPAFADDQLAASKDKLPEESTAASTWVETSHSLKSVDSTDSGVYSMVCKRRRMSPGGSSTENSPTIKCENLTTTEEYNKDNPKGMGYYAFYTSP; from the exons ATGCAGCTGGAGAATATTCTTCCCAGCGCATCAACCATCAACTTACCCAATACTTTTTATAACCTCTCGTCGTCAGATAGTGCAAATAATAGCCCGGGGCCATCGCAGATCGAATATCAAGAAGTTGACCGGACGGAATCCGAACCAAGTAACGGTCCCAATAAATATTTGAGCGGAGTGGGGAACGCCATGATGGGTGAGGGAGAGGGCAATGCCTTCACCGGGACTAAAGCTGCCCCAGACGGAAGAAAAGGCTCACCGGTCCTCGGCGAAGATGACCAGTCCACTGGCCGGCGGTACCACATAGATGAACTTGGCTCTGACAGATACTTTATCTCGTCCTCACAGACGAGCGCCGATGTGGCAAATCAGTGTTCCCTCTTTCCATACGCAGGACAAACTGGGACAATGTACAGCGGGTCAAATGGATCCAGGTATTCCTCCCTTCATTACGGATCGGTCCTGCCACCGGCAGGCTTTTCATCCTCCGTGTGCCCTAGCCGGAGTCAGTTTGGCAGTAGCTACCAGTTCGGCCAGGGTCCAGGTTGCCTGTACCCCTCCTATCCGGGAACGGGTTCAGGTATTGGTTCCATGGCTCTCCCGGGGTCCACACCGGGAACGAGGGCTCAAGTTTATCTCTGCAATCGGCCCCTGTGGCTCAAGTTTCACCGATTCCAGACGGAGATGATCATCACTAAACAGGGCAG GCGGATGTTTCCATTTCTCAGTTTCAACATCACTGGACTTAACTTGGCCGCGCATTACAACGTGTTTGTTGAGGTCGTGTTGGCCGACCCAAATCACTGGCGATTTCAGGGAGGAAAGTGGGTTACTTGTGGGAAAGCAGACAACAACATGCAAG GTAACAAGATGTATGTTCATCCTGAATCCCCAAACACTGGCGCTCACTGGATGAGGCAAGAGATCTCCTTCGGCAAACTGAAGCTGACCAACAACAAGGGGGCAAACAATAATAACACACAG ATGATTGTCTTGCAGTCTCTGCACAAATACCAGCCTCGGCTGCACATCGTGGAGGTCACCGAagagggagtggaggacatcggCAGTGATGCCAAAACACAGACCTTTACTTTCCCAGAGAACCAGTTCATTGCAGTCACTGCCTACCAGAACACAGAT ATCACACAGCTTAAAATCGACCACAACCCCTTTGCTAAGGGCTTCAGAGACAACTATGACTC GATGTACACAGCCCCAGAGGGTGACAGGCTCACCCCATCCCCGACAGCCTCCCCTCGCTCTCACCAGATTGTACCGGGTGCCCGCTATGCCATGCAGCCCTTCTTCCAGGACCAGTTTGTCAACAACCTGCCACAGAACCGCTTCTACACTGGGGAGCGGGCCGTGCCCCAGACAAACAGTCTTCTCTCCCCCCAGGCTGAGGATGCCGGGGCCAGCTCTGCTCAGCGCTGGTTTGTCACCCCGGTCCAGCAGTCAGGCTCCAACAAGCTTGACCTATCCTACGATCAGGACTACTCAGCCAGCAGTCTGCTGTCCTACGGCATCAAACCCCTGCCCCTCCAGACCTCCCACGCCCTCAGCTACTACCCCGACTCGGCCTTCGCCTCAATGGCGGCCGGCTGGGGCACCAGAAGCACTTACCAGAGGAAGATGACCACAGGCCTGCCCTGGTCCCCTCGGCCCAGCCCCCCAGCCTTCGCAGACGACCAACTGGCTGCTAGCAAAGACAAGCTGCCCGAGGAGAGCACCGCAGCCTCCACTTGGGTAGAGACGTCCCACTCGCTGAAATCTGTGGACTCTACCGATTCGGGTGTGTACTCCATGGTCTGCAAGAGACGCCGGATGTCACCTGGTGGGTCGAGCACAGAGAACTCCCCCACCATCAAGTGTGAGAACTTGACCACAACGGAAGAGTACAACAAAGACAACCCCAAAGGCATGGGCTACTATGCCTTTTACACAAGCCCCTAA
- the LOC115176041 gene encoding eomesodermin isoform X2: MMGEGEGNAFTGTKAAPDGRKGSPVLGEDDQSTGRRYHIDELGSDRYFISSSQTSADVANQCSLFPYAGQTGTMYSGSNGSRYSSLHYGSVLPPAGFSSSVCPSRSQFGSSYQFGQGPGCLYPSYPGTGSGIGSMALPGSTPGTRAQVYLCNRPLWLKFHRFQTEMIITKQGRRMFPFLSFNITGLNLAAHYNVFVEVVLADPNHWRFQGGKWVTCGKADNNMQGNKMYVHPESPNTGAHWMRQEISFGKLKLTNNKGANNNNTQMIVLQSLHKYQPRLHIVEVTEEGVEDIGSDAKTQTFTFPENQFIAVTAYQNTDITQLKIDHNPFAKGFRDNYDSMYTAPEGDRLTPSPTASPRSHQIVPGARYAMQPFFQDQFVNNLPQNRFYTGERAVPQTNSLLSPQAEDAGASSAQRWFVTPVQQSGSNKLDLSYDQDYSASSLLSYGIKPLPLQTSHALSYYPDSAFASMAAGWGTRSTYQRKMTTGLPWSPRPSPPAFADDQLAASKDKLPEESTAASTWVETSHSLKSVDSTDSGVYSMVCKRRRMSPGGSSTENSPTIKCENLTTTEEYNKDNPKGMGYYAFYTSP; encoded by the exons ATGATGGGTGAGGGAGAGGGCAATGCCTTCACCGGGACTAAAGCTGCCCCAGACGGAAGAAAAGGCTCACCGGTCCTCGGCGAAGATGACCAGTCCACTGGCCGGCGGTACCACATAGATGAACTTGGCTCTGACAGATACTTTATCTCGTCCTCACAGACGAGCGCCGATGTGGCAAATCAGTGTTCCCTCTTTCCATACGCAGGACAAACTGGGACAATGTACAGCGGGTCAAATGGATCCAGGTATTCCTCCCTTCATTACGGATCGGTCCTGCCACCGGCAGGCTTTTCATCCTCCGTGTGCCCTAGCCGGAGTCAGTTTGGCAGTAGCTACCAGTTCGGCCAGGGTCCAGGTTGCCTGTACCCCTCCTATCCGGGAACGGGTTCAGGTATTGGTTCCATGGCTCTCCCGGGGTCCACACCGGGAACGAGGGCTCAAGTTTATCTCTGCAATCGGCCCCTGTGGCTCAAGTTTCACCGATTCCAGACGGAGATGATCATCACTAAACAGGGCAG GCGGATGTTTCCATTTCTCAGTTTCAACATCACTGGACTTAACTTGGCCGCGCATTACAACGTGTTTGTTGAGGTCGTGTTGGCCGACCCAAATCACTGGCGATTTCAGGGAGGAAAGTGGGTTACTTGTGGGAAAGCAGACAACAACATGCAAG GTAACAAGATGTATGTTCATCCTGAATCCCCAAACACTGGCGCTCACTGGATGAGGCAAGAGATCTCCTTCGGCAAACTGAAGCTGACCAACAACAAGGGGGCAAACAATAATAACACACAG ATGATTGTCTTGCAGTCTCTGCACAAATACCAGCCTCGGCTGCACATCGTGGAGGTCACCGAagagggagtggaggacatcggCAGTGATGCCAAAACACAGACCTTTACTTTCCCAGAGAACCAGTTCATTGCAGTCACTGCCTACCAGAACACAGAT ATCACACAGCTTAAAATCGACCACAACCCCTTTGCTAAGGGCTTCAGAGACAACTATGACTC GATGTACACAGCCCCAGAGGGTGACAGGCTCACCCCATCCCCGACAGCCTCCCCTCGCTCTCACCAGATTGTACCGGGTGCCCGCTATGCCATGCAGCCCTTCTTCCAGGACCAGTTTGTCAACAACCTGCCACAGAACCGCTTCTACACTGGGGAGCGGGCCGTGCCCCAGACAAACAGTCTTCTCTCCCCCCAGGCTGAGGATGCCGGGGCCAGCTCTGCTCAGCGCTGGTTTGTCACCCCGGTCCAGCAGTCAGGCTCCAACAAGCTTGACCTATCCTACGATCAGGACTACTCAGCCAGCAGTCTGCTGTCCTACGGCATCAAACCCCTGCCCCTCCAGACCTCCCACGCCCTCAGCTACTACCCCGACTCGGCCTTCGCCTCAATGGCGGCCGGCTGGGGCACCAGAAGCACTTACCAGAGGAAGATGACCACAGGCCTGCCCTGGTCCCCTCGGCCCAGCCCCCCAGCCTTCGCAGACGACCAACTGGCTGCTAGCAAAGACAAGCTGCCCGAGGAGAGCACCGCAGCCTCCACTTGGGTAGAGACGTCCCACTCGCTGAAATCTGTGGACTCTACCGATTCGGGTGTGTACTCCATGGTCTGCAAGAGACGCCGGATGTCACCTGGTGGGTCGAGCACAGAGAACTCCCCCACCATCAAGTGTGAGAACTTGACCACAACGGAAGAGTACAACAAAGACAACCCCAAAGGCATGGGCTACTATGCCTTTTACACAAGCCCCTAA